The genomic stretch GTCGGTCTACGCCGAGTGGCGGCTGCGCGACAACGGTCTGGACGACGACGTCTTCGTCGCGCTGACCCACCGGAGCGGCGCGCGGTCCCATCTCTGGGGCAGCTGGAGCCAGGGCGCTCCGGGTCCGAGGTTCCGCGCCACCGGCACGTCGGCCGCCTACGTCAACCGGACGCTCATGGACATCCAGGAGGACCTCCTCCTCGCCGGCCACACGCCCGCGACACTCGGCGGGGAATGGGGCACCGAGCCGGCCGAGCGGTGGGGCAAGGTCTACCGCGGCGACTCCGGCGAGACCGTGCCGACGCTCGACGGCGCATGGAGCACCTTCTATCCCGCCTTCGCCCGCGCGGTGCGCGGCCTCGGCCCGGTGCCGGTGGAGCCGAGGGCCGCCGTTGCCACCGCCGAGGTCCTCGACGCCGCGCGGCGCAGCGCCACCGAGGGCGTCGTCGTCACGCTGGGGTAGGTCAGCGCAGCCGCTGCGGGAGGCCGGCCGTCACCAGCCAGACGCGGTCGGACGCCTCGGCGACGCGGGCGTTGAGCACACCCAGCTCGTCGCGGAACCGCCGTCCCGACGGGGTGGCCGGCACGATGCCCGACCCGACTTCGTTGCTGACGCCCACCACGCGCCGGCGGGACCCGCCCCAGGCGGACACCACGTCGTCGACGGCCGCGGCCAGGCGGTCGTCGGCGCCCGGCTGGTCCGTCCACACGCCCGAGTCGTCCATGACGCGAGCCAGCCAGGTGGTGAGACAGTCGACGAGCACTGGCGGCCCGGGGCGGCTCAGCACCGCGACGAGGTCGACGGTCTCGAGCGTCCGCCACGACGACGGCCGCCGCTCGCGGTGCACAGCGATACGGGCAGCCCACTCGGCGTCGTCGTCCGGGAGCGCACCGCAGGCGACGTAGTCCACCTTCCTCGCCCGGGCCAGGAGACGCTCGGCGTAGGAGGACTTGCCCGACCGCGCACCGCCGAGCACCAGCACCCGCCGGCGACGGCGGAGGTTCACGTCGCCCGCCCGTGGTCCTCGGCGCGCAGGCCGGCGACGGTGACCTCGACGAGACGCCGGACCGCCGCCTCCGACGGCAGCGTCCCGGCGGCGCCGAGCGCATGGAGGCAGTAGGCGGCCAGCTCGCCGGGCGGGACGTCGGGACGCACCCCGCCGGAGGCGGAGGCCTCGGCGAGAAGATCCCGGAGCAGGTCGAGGAGCTGCTGCTCCGCGTCCGCGACGTGCTCCCCGCGGTGGAGGAGGACGGCGAGCTCCGGCGTGCCGTGCCGTCCACGGTGGTGCGTGATGAGCGCGTAGGCCCCGAGGACCGCCTCGAGACGGGCCATGGGCTCCCCCACCGGTTGCGCAGCTCGCTGAGATGCGCCAGGTGCCCGGCAACGTGGCGCTGGTGGCCGGCCACGAGGATCGCCTCGACGTCATGGAAGTACCTGTACAACGTGGCGCGGCCGATCCCCGCCCGCTCGGCGACCTCCGACATCGTCACCGCGAGCAGCCCCCGTTCCGACACGAGTTCCCACGCGGCATCGAGGATCGTGTCGCGCACCGTCCGCCGATGCGTCTCGATCGTCTCGGTCCACAGCCTGGGCACGCGAGGAGCGTACGAGGTGCCCACGCCGTAGACAGGGTGTCTCGATAAAGTGACGGCATGGCCGAGCCTGATCGCAGTCCCACCGGCGCTCCACCCGGCATGCCGCGCTGGGTGAAGATCAGCGCCGTCGTCGCGGGGCTGCTCCTCGGGCTCTTCCTGCTCCTCAAGCTGACGGGGCTCGCCGGGGATCACGGGCCGCAGCGCCACCTGTCCGGGATGCCGGCGGGCGGCGCGGTGGCGAGCGCCGTCGCTCCGGTTCCGTCCCCGGCATGACGTTGCCACCGCGTTGGCGCAAGGCGGTGCTGACCACACACGTCGTCACGTCGGTCGGCTGGCTGGGGGCCGTCGGTGCTTACATCGCGCTGGACCTGGTCGCGTCGCTGAGCGGGGAGGCGGACAGGGTGCGCGCGGCGCATCTGGCGATGGAGGTGACTGCCACCTCCGTCATCGTGCCGCTGGCGATCGCCTCGGTGGTCATCGGGATCATCAACGCACTGAGCACCTCGTGGGGGCTGTTCCGGCACTACTGGGTCGTGGTGAAGCTCCTGCTCACCCTCGTCGCGACGACGGTCCTGCTGCTCGAGGTCCCGACGATCCGCATGCTCGCCGGGTCGGCGGCCGACGGCGTCGATCCGGGTGCGCTCCCTGGGACGCTGCCGCACTCCGTCGGCGGCGCGCTCGTCCTCCTGCTCATCACCGTGCTGTCGATCTACAAGCCGCGCGGCGAGACGCCGTACGGGTGGCGACGGCGACAGGGATCAGCGGGTCGATCCGCCGCCCGGACCGCGTAGGGGCCGGGCTCCGCCCGGTCCGGCCTTGGCTCGCCGGTCGGCGACCTTCGACTTGAATGATTCCAGATCATGCAGAAGACTCGACCGCGTGCCGGCGGACCTGGAATTCGAGGGCATGCTGCGCCAGGCGAACCTGCGCGTGACACGGCCCCGGACGGCCGTGCTGTCCGCAGTGCACCGGCACCCGCACGCCGACACCGAGACGATCATCGGCGTGGTACGCCAGGACCTCGCCGGGGTGTCGCACCAGGCCGTCTACGACGTGCTGCGCGCGCTGACCACCGCCGGCCTGGTCCGGCGGTTCCAGCCCGAAGGGTCGGTCGCCCGCTACGAGGCGCGGGTGGGCGACAACCACCACCACGTCGTCTGCCGCTCCTGCGGCGCCATCGCCGACGTCGACTGCGCCGTCGGCGAGGCTCCCTGCCTGACGGCCAGCGACGACAACGGCTTCGCGATCGACGAGGCCGAGGTCATCTACTGGGGTCGCTGCCCCGCCTGCTCCACGTCGCTGCCGGCGTCCTCCGCCTGAGCGTCCCCCCGTCCCCCGACCGAACAGCAACACAGAGAGGCACACCGTGAAGGACGAGTCCAACAAGGTCGAGACACGCAGCACCAGCGAGAGCGAGAACCCGGCGATCCCGTCGCCGGAGGCGCACACCGGCGGTCGGCCGCGCACCAACCAGGACTGGTGGCCCAACCAGGTCGACCTCTCGGTTCTGAACAAGCCCTCGAAGGACTCCGACCCGCTCGGTGAGGACTTCGACTACAAGGCGGCCTTCGCCGAGCTCGACGTCGAGGAGCTCAAGAGCGACCTGCGCACGCTCATGCGCACCTCCCAGGACTGGTGGCCGGCCGACTGGGGCCACTACGGCCCGCTGTTCATCCGCATGTCGTGGCACGCGGCCGGTACCTACCGGATCGCCGACGGCCGCGGCAGCGGCAACAACGGGGCACAGCGCTTCGCCCCGCTCAACAGCTGGCCGGACAACGCCAGTCTCGACAAGGCCCGCCGCCTGCTGCTGCCGATCAAGCAGAAGTACGGTCGCAAGCTCTCCTGGGCCGACCTGCTCGTGCTCGCCGGCAACGTCGCCCACGACGACATGGGCCTGCCGACCTTCGGCTTCGCCTTCGGCCGCGAGGACACCTGGCAGCCCGAGGAGGTCTTCTGGGGCCCCGAGGACACCTGGCTCGGCGACGAGCGCTACTCGGGTGACGAGCCGCTGAACCTCGACGAGGGCCCGCTGGCCAACGTCACCATGGGCCTGATCTACGTCAACCCCGAGGGCCCGAAGGGCAACCCCGACCCGGTGGGCTCGGGCCACGACATCAAGCAGACCTTCCGCCGCATGGGCATGACCGACGAGGAGACCGTCGCGCTCATCGCCGGTGGCCACACGTTCGGCAAGACGCACGGCAACGGCGACCCGTCCCTGCTCGGCCCCGAGCCCGAGGGCTGCCCCGTCCACGGCAACGGCCTCGGGTGGCACAACCCGCAGGGCACCGGAAAGGGTGCCGACACGATCACCAGCGGCCTCGAGGGCGCCTGGACCCCCACGCCGACGCAGTGGGACAACTCCTACTGGGAGACCCTGTTCGGCTGGGACTGGGAGCTCGTCACGAGCCCGGCCGGTGCCAAGCAGTGGCAGCCGACGAACCCCGAGGCGCAGGAGCTGGTCCCCGACGCGCACATCGCCGGCAAGAAGAACCCGCCGATGATGTCGACCGCCGACATGGCCCTGCGGATGGACCCGGAGCTGCGCGTGTACGCCGAGCGCTTCCGGGACGACCCGGAGTACTTCGCCGACCAGTACGCCCGCGCGTGGTTCAAGCTGCTGCACCGCGACCTGGGTCCGCGGTCCCGCTACCTCGGCCCGGACGTCCCCGCCGAGGAGCTCGTCTGGCAGGACCCGGTTCCGGCGGTCGACCACGACCTCGTGGGTGAGGCGGAGATCGCCGACCTCAAGCAGCGCCTGCTGTCCTCCGGTCTCACCGTCTCGCAGCTGGTGCACACCGCCTGGTCGGCCGCGGCGTCGTTCCGCAGCACCGACTACCGCGGCGGCGCCAACGGCGCCCGGATCCGCCTCGAGCCGCAGATCAACTGGGCGGCCAACGAGGGCGTCCGCGACGTGCTGCCCGTGCTCGAGCGCGTCAAGGACGAGTTCGAGCAGCAGACCGGGAACAAGGTGTCGCTGGCCGATCTGATCGTCCTCGGTGGCACCGCAGCGGTCGAGAAGGCCGCCGCGGACGCGGGCGTCCAGGTCACCGCGCCCTTCCACCCGGGGCGCACCGACGCCTCGCAGGAGCAGACCGACGTCGACAACTTCCGCTGGCTGGAGACGCGGGCCGACGGCTTCCGCAACTGGATCGACCCGGGCACCAAGATCTCCCCGGAGACGCTGCTGGTCGAGAAGGCCTACATGCTGAACCTGACGGCCAAGGAGATGACGGTGCTCGTCGGCGGGCTGCGCGTGCTCGGCGCCAACACCGGCGGCACGAAGCACGGCGTCTTCACCGACCGCCCGGGCGTCCTGTCGCAGGACTTCTTCCGCAACCTGCTCGACCTGGGCGTCTCGTGGTCCACGTCGGCCGAGGCCGAGGGCGTCTACGAGGGCCGGGACGCCGACGGCAACGTCGTCCGCACCGCCACCGCCGCCGACCTGGTGTTCAACTCGAACTCCATCCTGCGAGGCATCGTGGAGGTCTACTCGTCCGATGACGCCAAGGAGAAGTTCGTCCAGGACTTCGCCCGGGCGTGGGTGAAGGTCATGGAGCTCGACCGGTTCGACCTCGCCTGATCCCGGCTCGACCGCGACGGCCCGCCGGTGCATCCCGGCGGGCCGTCGTGCGCTCGCCTGGCGGGCCGGTCAGCGGGAGAGCAGCGGACGCCCGGTGGTCAGACGGATGCCCAGCGTCGCCCGGGCCCGGCCCACCAGGCCGGTCGCGTAGCGGAACCGCTTCGGCCCCGGAAGCCGTTCTTCCAGCTCGGCGACGCGCCGCTCGAGCGCTCGCACGCGGTCGTCCTCCCGCCCCGGCTCGCTGCGGGCCATCTGCGCGAGCCCCTCGGACAGACCGCCGACCAGCGTGGCGACGTCCTCGGGGAGCAGCCGGACCGTGCCCACGCACGTCCCGTGCCGCCAGATGCTGAGGTTCAGCAGCCCGGCGTCCTCGTGCGCGGAGACGCGGACGGAGCGCCCCTCGCCGCGGAGGTCCTCGATCCACTGTCCGTGCCGCGGGAGCGGGATGACCGTCATGGAACAGGTTGGGCGCAGGGGGTGGTGGCGTCAATCCGACGCGATGCCGAGCGCAGCGCGGACGGCAGCGGTGTCGCGGGCGTGCCGAGCAGTCCCGTCGTCGTACTCCAGGCACCACAGCAACTGGTGGACCAGGGCCCGGCGGGCGTACCCGTCGTCCGCCGGAACGGCGGCGCGGTAGACCTGCCAGAAGCCGGGCCCGGTCATGCCGTCCCAGAAGGCCATGCGAGCGACGTCGGACTCCGACGGCCCCGCCCACGCCTTCTCCCAGTCGAGCACGCCGGTGACCCGCCACTCCCCCGCCTCCTGGCCCAGCAGCACGTTGCCGTGGTGCAGGTCGTCGTGGACGAGGGTCGGCCGGCCGGCGGCGTACAGGTCCGCGTCGCGGTCGAGGACGGCGTGGAACAGGTCCCGCGAGGCGGCGTCCTCGATGCGCAGGTCGGCCCTGCGGTGCAGCGCCTCGACCTGGGAGTGACCCGCCGGGCTGCCCTGGTGGTCCAGCTCGCCGAACGACGCCATGGTCACCGACTGGATCGCGAGCAGCGTCTCGGCGAACCGCCGGTGGACCGCCCGGACGGCGTCGTGGTCGAGCTGGGGGCGCAGCCGATGCCACTCCGTGCCCTCGACGTGGGCGCGCAGGAGGTATCCGTCGCCGACCGCGACGACGTCGGGGACGGGGACCCCGGCCGCCCGGGCCAGCCCGACGACGGCGGCGGTGCGCGCGTGGTCGGCTCCCGTCAGCGTGAGGACGAGCGGCCCGGGTGACCCGGACACCTCCAGCCGGAGGACGACGCCCCGCGACGACTCCTGCAGCGTCGCGACGTCCAGGAGACGGCTGCCCGACCCCAGCTCGGCCGCGACGAGCGACCGGATGAGGTCCTGCAGCTCCCGGGGCGGCACCGCGCGACTCCTCTCGGGCGGGCGACGGACGAGTCGGCCTGTACGCCGGGTTCTGTCCACGGGCGCCTCGCGGCCTCCCGATGGGCGGTCATCCATCTAGGCCTGCCGTTGCCGGCAGGCTCCAGCGGGCTACCCGCAGGCATCGGGCGGGCCGCCCTCGAACGCCTGCGCAGGACGCCGGCGAACCGCCGTCCCTCTTGCCCTTGCTCCGGGTGGGGTTTACCGAGCCACACCGGTCACCCGGTGTGCGGTGGTCTCTTACACCACCGTTTCACCCTTACCAGTGCTGTGCCCGAAGACGCGACACTGGCGGTCTGTTCTCTGTGGCACTGTCCCGCGGGTCACCCCGGGTCGCCGTTAGCGACCACCCTGCCCTGTGGAGCCCGGACGTTCCTCGGCGACGGGTTCCCCCGCCGACGCGACCGCCCAGCCGACTCGTCCGTCGTGATCGACAGTCTAGGCGCTGGGTCCAGCCGAGCGGGTGCGCCAAGGCCCCACGATCGGACGGCGAACGCTCACTCAGCGCACCCACTCGGCCGGAACTCAGCCCCAGAAGAGCCGGAAGCCGACCCGTCGGCCGCCGTCCTCCCGGAGGGTCGACATGTCGACGACCTGACGTGCCTGCATGTCGACAGGGTCGTCGGACAGCAGCTCCAGGTACCGCCTGTGCTCCGCCAGCGACTGCACCGCGAGCTCAACGGTCTCGCTGACGTCGACCTCGTGCGGCGGATCGGTCATCTCCGACACCGCGATGTACTGCACGCCGCGCCAGGGCTCCTCGTCGAGGTCGGGGAAGATCCACTCGTTGGACGCGTCCGCGACGGCGTCGATGACGCACTGGCCCAGGGCCCGGTGGTCGGCGGAGTTGACGTACGCCGGGGAGACGCCCGGCGGCGTCCACGTCGGACCGAAGTAGCCGGTCACCACGAGTTCCGGCTTGTGCCGCCGGATCGCCGCGGCCAGGTCGCGCCGCAGCTCGGGCCCCGCTACCAGCACGCCGTCCCGGTGGCCGAGGAACTCCACCTCGGTCACACCGACGACGGCGGCCGACCGCCGCTCCTCGTCCTCCCGCAGTGGACCCGCCTGCGCCGGCGGCACGCCGGCCATCCCCGCCTCGCCGCGGGTGGCGAGCAGGTAGTGCACCTCCTTGCCGGCCGCGGTCCACACGGCCACGGCGGCGGCCAGGCCGTACTCGATGTCGTCGGGGTGGGCGGCGACGACCAGGGCGCGCTGCCAGTCGTCGGGCATGGGGGACGTCGGCATGCGCGGCAGTGTGCCGTAGCCACGGCGCCGAGCGAACCTCCGCCAGGATGGTCCGCGTGATCGACGACGTGGACCGCGCCCACCTCCGCCGGTGCGTGGAGCTGGCCGGCGCCGCCCTCGACGCCGGCGACGAACCCTTCGGATCGGTGCTCGTCGACCGCGAGGGGCAGGTCCGGTTCGAGGACCACAACCGCGTGGCCGCCGGTGACGCCACGCAGCACCCCGAGTTCGCCATCGCCCGGTGGTCGACAGCGCACCTCCGCCCCGAGGAGAGGGCCGCGGCAACCGTCTACACCTCCGGCGAGCACTGC from Blastococcus sp. PRF04-17 encodes the following:
- a CDS encoding PIG-L deacetylase family protein, with translation MPTSPMPDDWQRALVVAAHPDDIEYGLAAAVAVWTAAGKEVHYLLATRGEAGMAGVPPAQAGPLREDEERRSAAVVGVTEVEFLGHRDGVLVAGPELRRDLAAAIRRHKPELVVTGYFGPTWTPPGVSPAYVNSADHRALGQCVIDAVADASNEWIFPDLDEEPWRGVQYIAVSEMTDPPHEVDVSETVELAVQSLAEHRRYLELLSDDPVDMQARQVVDMSTLREDGGRRVGFRLFWG
- a CDS encoding nucleoside deaminase → MIDDVDRAHLRRCVELAGAALDAGDEPFGSVLVDREGQVRFEDHNRVAAGDATQHPEFAIARWSTAHLRPEERAAATVYTSGEHCPMCAAAHAWVGLGRVVYATSSAQLSGWLRELGVPPAPVRPLPIREVAPGVVVEGPVEELAQEVRELHRRHRRR
- the cobU gene encoding bifunctional adenosylcobinamide kinase/adenosylcobinamide-phosphate guanylyltransferase, whose product is MNLRRRRRVLVLGGARSGKSSYAERLLARARKVDYVACGALPDDDAEWAARIAVHRERRPSSWRTLETVDLVAVLSRPGPPVLVDCLTTWLARVMDDSGVWTDQPGADDRLAAAVDDVVSAWGGSRRRVVGVSNEVGSGIVPATPSGRRFRDELGVLNARVAEASDRVWLVTAGLPQRLR
- a CDS encoding SbtR family transcriptional regulator, giving the protein MARLEAVLGAYALITHHRGRHGTPELAVLLHRGEHVADAEQQLLDLLRDLLAEASASGGVRPDVPPGELAAYCLHALGAAGTLPSEAAVRRLVEVTVAGLRAEDHGRAT
- the katG gene encoding catalase/peroxidase HPI — protein: MKDESNKVETRSTSESENPAIPSPEAHTGGRPRTNQDWWPNQVDLSVLNKPSKDSDPLGEDFDYKAAFAELDVEELKSDLRTLMRTSQDWWPADWGHYGPLFIRMSWHAAGTYRIADGRGSGNNGAQRFAPLNSWPDNASLDKARRLLLPIKQKYGRKLSWADLLVLAGNVAHDDMGLPTFGFAFGREDTWQPEEVFWGPEDTWLGDERYSGDEPLNLDEGPLANVTMGLIYVNPEGPKGNPDPVGSGHDIKQTFRRMGMTDEETVALIAGGHTFGKTHGNGDPSLLGPEPEGCPVHGNGLGWHNPQGTGKGADTITSGLEGAWTPTPTQWDNSYWETLFGWDWELVTSPAGAKQWQPTNPEAQELVPDAHIAGKKNPPMMSTADMALRMDPELRVYAERFRDDPEYFADQYARAWFKLLHRDLGPRSRYLGPDVPAEELVWQDPVPAVDHDLVGEAEIADLKQRLLSSGLTVSQLVHTAWSAAASFRSTDYRGGANGARIRLEPQINWAANEGVRDVLPVLERVKDEFEQQTGNKVSLADLIVLGGTAAVEKAAADAGVQVTAPFHPGRTDASQEQTDVDNFRWLETRADGFRNWIDPGTKISPETLLVEKAYMLNLTAKEMTVLVGGLRVLGANTGGTKHGVFTDRPGVLSQDFFRNLLDLGVSWSTSAEAEGVYEGRDADGNVVRTATAADLVFNSNSILRGIVEVYSSDDAKEKFVQDFARAWVKVMELDRFDLA
- a CDS encoding Fur family transcriptional regulator gives rise to the protein MPADLEFEGMLRQANLRVTRPRTAVLSAVHRHPHADTETIIGVVRQDLAGVSHQAVYDVLRALTTAGLVRRFQPEGSVARYEARVGDNHHHVVCRSCGAIADVDCAVGEAPCLTASDDNGFAIDEAEVIYWGRCPACSTSLPASSA
- a CDS encoding phosphotransferase family protein, translated to MPPRELQDLIRSLVAAELGSGSRLLDVATLQESSRGVVLRLEVSGSPGPLVLTLTGADHARTAAVVGLARAAGVPVPDVVAVGDGYLLRAHVEGTEWHRLRPQLDHDAVRAVHRRFAETLLAIQSVTMASFGELDHQGSPAGHSQVEALHRRADLRIEDAASRDLFHAVLDRDADLYAAGRPTLVHDDLHHGNVLLGQEAGEWRVTGVLDWEKAWAGPSESDVARMAFWDGMTGPGFWQVYRAAVPADDGYARRALVHQLLWCLEYDDGTARHARDTAAVRAALGIASD